In the Hydrogenimonas thermophila genome, GTGTTTGTACCAGAGTGACACTGGTGGGATACTCAAGTGGCCAACGAGGGCAGACTGTAAATCTGCTGGCTTTCGCCTTCGGAGGTTCGAATCCTCCTCCCACCACCATGTTCACAAAGCGATGCGGGAGTAGCTCAGTTGGCTAGAGCATCAGCCTTCCAAGCTGAGGGTCGCGGGTTCGAGTCCCGTTTCCCGCTCCATTGAATCTGGGAGCTGAAATATTATTCTTGATTCTTGCAATTAGATTCACCCTGATATTCACTCCTAGTATATTTTTATATTTATTTTTTGCCCAGATAGCTCAGTGGCAGAGCACTTCCTTGGTAAGGAAGAGGTCGGCGGTTCAATCCCGCTTCTGGGCTCCACGCCACGAGCACCGATTTTATCGGAGTTCAGCAAGGTATTGGAGCGCACAAGCACTTTTTTACAAAAAATTTGGTATAATTCAACCCGCAATTCGGCAGGGTGCCTCTGTAAACCTTCTATTTAGTATATGGAATGTTTGCAGAGGTACCCTATTTCAATTCTTTTATGGAGGACATAATGGCTAAGGAAAAATTCGAACGAACCAAGCCGCACGTTAACATCGGTACTATCGGTCACGTTGACCATGGTAAAACAACTCTTACTGCAGCTATTACTGCTGTTCTTGCAACTAAAGGTGAAGCAGAGTTGATGGATTATGATCAAATCGACAATGCACCAGAAGAGCGTGAGCGCGGTATTACTATTGCTACTTCTCACGTTGAGTATGAGACTGACAACCGCCACTATGCACACGTTGACTGCCCAGGTCACGCTGACTACGTTAAAAACATGATTACTGGTGCTGCTCAGATGGACGGTGCTATTCTTGTTGTTTCTGCAGCAGATGGTCCAATGCCACAAACTCGTGAGCACATTCTTCTTTCTCGACAGGTTGGTGTTCCATACATCGTTGTATTCATGAACAAAGCTGACATGGTTGACGATGAAGAGCTTCTTGAACTTGTTGAAATGGAAATTCGCGAACTTCTTAGCGAATACGATTTCCCAGGTGATGACACTCCTGTTATTGCTGGTTCTGCTCTTAAAGCTCTTGAAGAAGCTAAAGCAGGTACAGTTGGTGAGTGGGGACAAAAAATTCTTGAGCTTATGGATGCTGTTGATGAGTACATCCCAACTCCAGAGCGTGAAACAGACAAAGATTTCCTTATGCCAATCGAAGACGTCTTCTCAATTTCTGGACGTGGTACAGTTGTAACTGGACGTATAGAGCGTGGTAAAGTTTGCGTTGGTGATGAAGTTGAGATCGTTGGTATTCGTGAAACTCAAAAAACTACAGTAACTGGCGTTGAAATGTTCCGTAAAGAGATGGAGTGTGGTGAAGCTGGTGATAACTGTGGTGTTCTTCTTCGTGGTACTAAGAAAGAAGATGTTGAGCGTGGTATGGTACTTTGTAAACCAGGTTCTATTACACCTCATACTAAATTTGAAGCTGAAATTTATGTACTTACTAAAGAGGAAGGTGGACGACATACTCCATTCTTCAATGGTTACCGCCCTCAGTTCTATGTACGTACAACTGACGTTACTGGTGCTATTACTCTTCCAGAAGGTACAGAAATGGTTATGCCAGGGGATAACGTTAAAATTACTGCAGAGTTGATTGCACCTATCGCATTGGAAGAGGGTACTCGCTTCGCTATTCGTGAAGGTGGACGTACAGTCGGTGCAGGTGTTGTTTCTAAAATCATCGAGTAACACACTAAACCAAAGGTGGCACAAAGCCACCTTGTCTTAAGGATAAACCAAGATGAGAATTAATATAGGACTTAAATGCAGTGAGTGTAGTGAAATAAACTACACAACAACTAAGAACAGCAAGACTCATACTGAAAAGTTTGAGACTAAAAAATATTGTTCACGCTGCAACAAGCATACGCTTCATAAAGAAGTGAAACTTAAGAGCTAATCCCTTTTAGAAGGGTTAGCTTATTAAAATAGGGCAGTAGCTCCAATGGTAGAGCATCGGTCTCCAAAACCGAGTGTTGTGGGTTCGAGTCCCTCCTGCCCTGCCACTTTAAGGAAATAAATCATGGAAAAAATGATTAATTATATTAACCTGTCAAAAATAGAACTATCAAAAGTAATTTTTCCAACCAAAATGCAGGTTAGACAGGCTTTCTTTGCAGTATTTCTTGTAGTATCGGTCGTTTCACTCTTTTTAGCATTGATCGATCTAATAATGTCTGCATCACTTTCTGCACTAATTTAAGGGGATTTTATATGGCAGCAAAATGGTACGCTATACAAACATATGCAGGAAGCGAGCAGAGCGTTAAAAGAGCTATTGAAGCTATGGCTGAGCAACTTGGATTGCAAGATCGCATAGAAGAGATAGTCGTTCCTACCGAAGATGTAATTGAAGTAAAAAATGGTAAAAAAAAGATAACTGAAAGATCTTTATATCCAGGCTATGCTTTTGCAAAAATGGATTTAGATACAGATTTATGGCAAAAGATTCAATCATTACCTCGTGTTTCACGATTCATTGGTGAATCAAAAAAACCAACACCTTTAAATGAAAGTGATGTACAAAATATTTTAGATAAAGTTCAAAACAGAGCTGCACCAAAACCAAAAATATCTTTTGAAACAGGTGAAATGGTAAGGATTGTGGACGGACCTTTTGCAAACTTTACTGGTATGGTCGAAGAGTATGACCTTGAACATGGCAAACTTAAACTAAATGTATCCATTTTTGGAAGAAGCACACCTGTAGAGATTTTATACTCACAAGTAGAAAAGATAATCTAAACTTAACAGAAGGGAAACGCAATGGCTAAAAAAGTTGTTGATGAATTTAAATTGCAAATTCCTGCCGGGAAGGCTAATCCGTCTCCTCCGGTAGGTCCAGCACTAGGGCAACGTGGTGTTAATATTATGGAGTTTTGTAAAGCTTTCAATGAGAAAACAAAAGATATGATGGGATATAACATACCAGTAGTAATTACTGTTTACTCAGACAGAAGTTTTACATTTATCACTAAAAAACCACCTGTAACTGACCTTATTAAAAAAGAGATTGGTTTGCAAAAGGGAAGTGATAATCCATTGAAAAACAAAGTTGGCAAGATCACTAAAGAGCAAATCATGAATATTGTGAAAACAAAAATGGATGATTTAAATGCTCATAGTGAAGAGGCAGCAGCTAAAATTATTGAAGGAAGCTGCCGAAGTATGGGTGTCGAGATAGTCGACTAATTGATCTTTACCGCAAGATCTAAAAGATGCGGTAGCAAAAAATTTGCGGAGAATTAATATGGCTAAAAAACTTTCTAAAAGAGTACAACAGTTACTCGAAAAAATTGATACTAAAAAAACTTATTCTATTGAAGAAGCAACTGCACTTGCAAAAGATTTAAAATCGGCAAAATTTGATGAGACTGTTGAATTGGCTCTACGACTTAACGTTGATCCACGACATGCTGATCAAATGGTTCGTGGTGCTGTTGTATTGCCTCACGGTACTGGTAAAAATGTAAGAGTTGCAGTTTTTGCAAAAGGTGCAAAAGCTGACGAAGCTAAAGAGGCAGGTGCTGATGTTGTTGGTGCTGAAGACCTTGTTGAACAAATTCAAGGTGGAAATATTGACTTTGATATTGTAATTGCAACTCCTGACATGATGGGCCAAGTTGGTAAGATTGGACGAATCCTTGGACCAAAAGGATTAATGCCTAACCCAAAAACTGGTACAGTTACAATGGATGTAGCTCAAGCTGTTAAAAATGCAAAAGGTGGACAGGTTAACTTCCGTGTTGATAAAAAAGGAAACATCCACGCTGGTATCGGTAAAGCAAGTTTTGATGCTGATAAGCTTGTAGAAAACCTAAAAGCATTTGTTTCAGCTATCAATAAACAAAAGCCTGCATCTGCTAAAGGTAGATATATTCAAAATGGTACTCTTTCTCTTACAATGAGTCCATCTGTAAAACTTGATACAAATCAATTAATGGAAATTAAATAAGCACAGTTTGTGCTTTATCTTAGACTAGAGATAGTTAGGGGCTATACGCTTAATCGGCTATGTGCCGCCCTTCTTGAAGTCTCAGTCGGAAAGGAGGAAAAATGACCCGAAGTGAAAAAGAACAGCTTGTTAAAGAGCTTTCCGATGCATTTAATGAAGCCAACTGTGTTGTTATCTGTGACTTTAAAGGTATGTCAGTTAAAGAGATGGAAGGCTTCCGTAAGATCGGATTCGAAGCTGGACTCGGTGCACGTGTAGTTAAAAACACACTTGCAGAAATTGCATTCAAAAATGCTGGAATTGAGGGTGTTGAACTACGCGAAACTAATATGGCAATATGGGGTGAAGATCCTATTGCTACTGCAAAAGCTGTCGCTAAATACGCTAAAGAGAATGACAAGTTTGTCATTAAAGGCGGTGTTATTGAAAAAGAGCCAGTTGATGCAGCAAAAATCATCGAGTACAGCAAACTTGCAGGTCGCGAAGAGTTGCTCGGAATGCTTCTGTCTGTTTGGACAGCTCCACTTCGCAATATGGTTTGCGGACTCGACAATTTGGCAAAGAAAAAAGAAGAAGAGGCTGCTTAATAATTGCAGCCTGAAAATGGTAGCATAAAGTTATCTGTATAAAATATTCCTAATAGGAGATAAAAATGGCAATTACTAAAGAAGAATTGTTTGAATATATTGAAGGTTTGTCTGTTCTTGAACTAAACGAACTTGTTAAAGAGTTTGAAGAAAGATTTGGTGTTTCTGCAACTCCTATGGTTGTAGCTGGTGCTGCTGGTGGAGATGCTGGCGGAGCTGCTGAAGAGCAAACTGAATTTGATGTAATTCTTACAAGTCCTGGTGCTAAGAAGATTAATGTTATTAAAGTTGTTCGTGAAGTTACTGGTCTTGGTCTTAAAGAGGCTAAAGAAGCAGTTGACGGAGCTCCAACAACTATTAAAGAAGCTGTTAGCAAAGAAGAGGCTGAAGAGCTTAAAGCTAAATTCGAAGAAGCTGGCGCAACTGTCGAAATTAAATAAAAATTTAAATCTCTTAAATAAAGGGAAGATAATATCTTCCCTTTATCTGTTTTACACT is a window encoding:
- the tuf gene encoding elongation factor Tu; this translates as MAKEKFERTKPHVNIGTIGHVDHGKTTLTAAITAVLATKGEAELMDYDQIDNAPEERERGITIATSHVEYETDNRHYAHVDCPGHADYVKNMITGAAQMDGAILVVSAADGPMPQTREHILLSRQVGVPYIVVFMNKADMVDDEELLELVEMEIRELLSEYDFPGDDTPVIAGSALKALEEAKAGTVGEWGQKILELMDAVDEYIPTPERETDKDFLMPIEDVFSISGRGTVVTGRIERGKVCVGDEVEIVGIRETQKTTVTGVEMFRKEMECGEAGDNCGVLLRGTKKEDVERGMVLCKPGSITPHTKFEAEIYVLTKEEGGRHTPFFNGYRPQFYVRTTDVTGAITLPEGTEMVMPGDNVKITAELIAPIALEEGTRFAIREGGRTVGAGVVSKIIE
- the rpmG gene encoding 50S ribosomal protein L33, giving the protein MRINIGLKCSECSEINYTTTKNSKTHTEKFETKKYCSRCNKHTLHKEVKLKS
- the secE gene encoding preprotein translocase subunit SecE, with the protein product MEKMINYINLSKIELSKVIFPTKMQVRQAFFAVFLVVSVVSLFLALIDLIMSASLSALI
- the nusG gene encoding transcription termination/antitermination protein NusG — protein: MAAKWYAIQTYAGSEQSVKRAIEAMAEQLGLQDRIEEIVVPTEDVIEVKNGKKKITERSLYPGYAFAKMDLDTDLWQKIQSLPRVSRFIGESKKPTPLNESDVQNILDKVQNRAAPKPKISFETGEMVRIVDGPFANFTGMVEEYDLEHGKLKLNVSIFGRSTPVEILYSQVEKII
- the rplK gene encoding 50S ribosomal protein L11, producing MAKKVVDEFKLQIPAGKANPSPPVGPALGQRGVNIMEFCKAFNEKTKDMMGYNIPVVITVYSDRSFTFITKKPPVTDLIKKEIGLQKGSDNPLKNKVGKITKEQIMNIVKTKMDDLNAHSEEAAAKIIEGSCRSMGVEIVD
- the rplA gene encoding 50S ribosomal protein L1 codes for the protein MAKKLSKRVQQLLEKIDTKKTYSIEEATALAKDLKSAKFDETVELALRLNVDPRHADQMVRGAVVLPHGTGKNVRVAVFAKGAKADEAKEAGADVVGAEDLVEQIQGGNIDFDIVIATPDMMGQVGKIGRILGPKGLMPNPKTGTVTMDVAQAVKNAKGGQVNFRVDKKGNIHAGIGKASFDADKLVENLKAFVSAINKQKPASAKGRYIQNGTLSLTMSPSVKLDTNQLMEIK
- the rplJ gene encoding 50S ribosomal protein L10, translated to MTRSEKEQLVKELSDAFNEANCVVICDFKGMSVKEMEGFRKIGFEAGLGARVVKNTLAEIAFKNAGIEGVELRETNMAIWGEDPIATAKAVAKYAKENDKFVIKGGVIEKEPVDAAKIIEYSKLAGREELLGMLLSVWTAPLRNMVCGLDNLAKKKEEEAA
- the rplL gene encoding 50S ribosomal protein L7/L12, which codes for MAITKEELFEYIEGLSVLELNELVKEFEERFGVSATPMVVAGAAGGDAGGAAEEQTEFDVILTSPGAKKINVIKVVREVTGLGLKEAKEAVDGAPTTIKEAVSKEEAEELKAKFEEAGATVEIK